A genomic window from Gemmatimonadota bacterium includes:
- a CDS encoding DEAD/DEAH box helicase yields the protein MARRPPQISPPNLTHMHPIHRRYHAEDLVRLRRAGERRRYAASQRQGRIDANPHQIDAVMFALRRIPDGGCILADEVGLGKTIEAGLVIAQMLAEGASRILIVLPRTLVGQWQQELYELFGIEALEASDESVDIHAGGVFLAGREYAGGERGFERLSASEPFDLFVVDEAHEVFAGIYRRFARSGLYQEESKHARTAHRVSKLIGASPVLLLTATPMQNSLLELWGLVHYIERDRMLLGSLPTFKDLFCETPDGRTLAAGQAHELRRRLGGVVQRTLRRQAQEFLDKPFVGRRAQLFEYSMSTEERSLYDDVTAYLLEPDLCAFRGRSRQLLLIGFHRLMASSTAALAASLERVAGRLGVLLKGVSEDALPDTGGALMEDLEDDDSVEAGSEAAPPSIQRVQAELERVTDFVRRARALPHDSKAEALIEVVEEIGERADGNDKVVIFTESLTTQKYLERLLIDKVGLAPQAITLFRGNNDSARASEALARWNEEVGEALPRHARPSTAVAVRLALVHEFKTSSRVFISTEAGAKGLNLQFCDTLINYDLPWNPQRIEQRIGRCHRYGQRRDVTVINFLAKDNEAQRLTFEILSTKLELFGQVLDMSDAVLHESSSDGSPQLAGALGPDFASQLRRIWDRARSVGEVEEELRRLRDSMDERRKELERVQHETIGLIESRLDESVRRVFRRIQEELPETLAELDAELERVAVAYLDSVAVEHAVEAVGDRRVLRVPPSSGLPEDLADGFSAWVGHVSDIGEGESLHPAHPLVSAAVAEARAAGQGSFVLRFQSSADSSEGLRARRGTRGRLALTRIEHRGFESEDRLVVTAVLEDAGVLRPEAVAHELLLLPCEQIDSIDPPLSVTAADLDEVIDETLFSDHAESEARESTNFERAIDQLEQYMEDRILVLRRGRAELAERLRKAEDRRDGALGSDARAKADEQARRLQQQVDEMDEQTERLVARDDDDYRRWKERTHKRRFTPPRSERLFAVEFVLE from the coding sequence TTGGCCCGCCGACCGCCCCAGATCTCCCCGCCCAACCTGACCCACATGCATCCCATCCACCGCCGCTACCACGCCGAGGACCTCGTTCGTCTTCGTCGTGCCGGCGAGCGGCGGCGTTATGCGGCTTCGCAGCGCCAGGGTCGCATCGACGCCAACCCGCACCAGATCGACGCGGTGATGTTCGCGCTTCGGCGTATCCCGGATGGCGGCTGCATCCTGGCCGACGAGGTGGGTCTCGGCAAGACGATCGAGGCGGGCCTGGTGATCGCCCAGATGCTGGCCGAGGGGGCTTCTCGGATCCTCATCGTCCTGCCTCGCACTCTGGTGGGACAGTGGCAGCAGGAGCTCTACGAGCTGTTCGGCATCGAGGCCCTGGAGGCTTCCGACGAAAGCGTCGACATCCACGCGGGCGGGGTGTTCCTAGCCGGCCGCGAGTACGCGGGCGGTGAGCGCGGCTTCGAGAGGCTCTCTGCCAGCGAGCCCTTCGATCTCTTCGTTGTCGACGAAGCCCACGAGGTCTTCGCCGGGATCTACCGTCGCTTCGCTCGCTCGGGGCTGTATCAGGAGGAAAGCAAGCACGCCCGCACGGCGCATCGTGTGAGCAAGCTGATCGGCGCCTCACCGGTGCTTCTGCTGACCGCGACCCCCATGCAGAACTCGCTGCTGGAGCTCTGGGGGCTCGTGCACTACATCGAGCGCGACCGGATGCTTCTCGGCAGCCTGCCCACCTTCAAGGATCTCTTCTGTGAGACCCCTGACGGCCGCACGCTCGCGGCGGGACAGGCTCACGAGCTTCGCCGACGCCTCGGTGGCGTCGTGCAGCGCACGCTGCGCCGTCAGGCACAGGAGTTCCTGGACAAGCCCTTCGTCGGGCGTCGGGCTCAGCTCTTCGAGTATTCGATGTCTACCGAAGAGCGGTCGCTCTACGACGACGTCACGGCCTACCTTCTGGAGCCGGACCTGTGCGCCTTCCGGGGCCGCTCACGGCAACTGCTTCTGATCGGCTTCCACCGCCTCATGGCCTCTTCGACCGCGGCGCTCGCCGCGAGCCTCGAACGGGTGGCGGGTCGGCTCGGCGTCCTCCTCAAAGGGGTCAGCGAGGACGCCCTGCCCGACACGGGTGGCGCGTTGATGGAGGACCTGGAGGACGACGACTCGGTCGAAGCTGGCAGCGAGGCCGCGCCGCCCTCGATCCAGCGGGTGCAAGCCGAGCTCGAGCGCGTGACGGACTTCGTTCGCCGGGCCAGGGCTCTGCCCCACGACAGCAAAGCGGAGGCGCTCATCGAGGTCGTCGAGGAGATCGGCGAGCGCGCCGACGGCAACGACAAGGTCGTGATCTTCACCGAGTCCTTGACGACCCAGAAGTACTTGGAGCGCCTTCTCATCGACAAAGTGGGACTCGCGCCGCAGGCCATTACGCTCTTTCGTGGCAACAACGATTCAGCCCGGGCGAGCGAAGCCCTCGCTCGCTGGAACGAAGAGGTCGGCGAGGCCCTGCCGCGCCATGCGAGGCCGAGTACGGCGGTCGCCGTGCGCCTGGCGCTCGTTCACGAGTTCAAGACGAGCTCGCGCGTGTTCATCTCCACCGAGGCCGGTGCCAAGGGCTTGAACCTCCAGTTCTGCGACACGCTCATCAACTACGACCTGCCCTGGAATCCCCAGCGTATCGAACAACGTATCGGGCGTTGTCATCGCTACGGCCAACGTCGAGACGTCACGGTGATCAACTTCCTCGCCAAGGACAACGAGGCGCAGCGGCTCACTTTCGAGATTCTCAGCACCAAGCTCGAGCTGTTCGGCCAGGTGCTGGACATGTCGGACGCGGTTCTGCACGAGTCCAGCTCCGATGGCTCCCCGCAACTAGCGGGCGCGCTGGGTCCGGACTTTGCGAGCCAGTTGCGCCGGATCTGGGATCGGGCCCGCTCGGTCGGCGAAGTGGAAGAGGAGCTGCGGCGATTGCGCGACTCTATGGACGAGCGTCGCAAGGAGCTGGAGCGCGTGCAGCACGAGACGATCGGGCTGATCGAGAGTCGGCTCGACGAATCGGTGCGGCGGGTCTTTCGACGCATCCAGGAAGAGCTGCCCGAGACGCTCGCCGAGCTCGACGCGGAGCTCGAGCGGGTGGCCGTGGCCTACCTCGACTCGGTCGCTGTCGAGCATGCCGTGGAGGCTGTGGGCGATCGCCGTGTTCTGAGGGTGCCCCCGTCGAGTGGGCTGCCTGAGGACTTGGCCGACGGCTTCTCGGCCTGGGTGGGGCACGTCTCGGACATAGGAGAGGGGGAGAGCCTACACCCGGCGCACCCGCTCGTCAGCGCCGCCGTGGCCGAAGCTCGCGCCGCCGGCCAGGGCTCGTTCGTGCTTCGCTTTCAGTCGAGCGCGGACTCGAGCGAGGGGCTGCGAGCGCGGCGCGGGACCCGCGGCCGCCTGGCGCTCACGCGCATCGAGCATCGCGGATTCGAGAGCGAGGACCGTCTAGTCGTGACCGCGGTTCTCGAGGACGCCGGCGTGCTCCGGCCCGAGGCGGTCGCGCACGAGCTGCTGCTGCTGCCCTGCGAGCAGATCGACTCGATCGATCCTCCACTCAGCGTCACGGCGGCCGATCTCGACGAGGTGATCGACGAGACGCTGTTCTCGGACCACGCGGAGTCCGAGGCGCGCGAGAGCACGAACTTCGAGCGCGCCATCGACCAGCTCGAGCAGTACATGGAGGACCGGATCCTGGTGCTTCGACGCGGGCGCGCCGAACTGGCCGAGCGCCTGCGCAAGGCCGAGGACCGCCGCGACGGCGCACTCGGTAGCGACGCGCGCGCCAAGGCCGATGAGCAGGCCCGTCGACTCCAGCAGCAGGTCGACGAAATGGATGAACAGACGGAGCGACTGGTCGCCCGCGACGATGACGACTACCGGCGGTGGAAAGAACGAACGCACAAGCGTCGATTCACTCCTCCCCGGTCGGAACGTCTCTTCGCTGTCGAGTTCGTTCTCGAATGA
- a CDS encoding DNA repair exonuclease, with protein sequence MALKLLHTADWHLGRRFGRFDDEEERRLTRARLDVVGRILDMAESRGVDGVLCAGDLFDEPSPREEWWQGLRKEIDRRNWTRPLFLLPGNHDPLTPRSIWDADHQFRRGLPDYVEVVDRDDFVYEFSEGAVLYAVPCRSHAGQGDPTEDIPQREAGDERIRIGMVHGQTFDIEGHQTNFPIAGDAASKRGLDYLALGDTHSFREIDSEAKAPTVYPGAPEATSFDEEGAGNVALIFFPLDRGRRATVERQRVATWTWREETCSSLTALRELSLDEALRKSVLRLRLDLEVSLEEYDAVEELLRELGGSLSAHPRVGVLEVDRGGLRLQDASRDDFPEDLPPVLAEVVDRLSDALALDGERSARALHHLYRLVREG encoded by the coding sequence GTGGCACTGAAGCTGCTTCACACGGCCGATTGGCATCTGGGTCGGCGATTCGGACGCTTCGACGACGAAGAGGAGCGCCGCCTGACGCGCGCGCGCCTCGACGTCGTCGGGCGCATCCTGGACATGGCCGAGAGCCGCGGCGTCGATGGCGTTCTCTGCGCCGGCGACCTTTTCGACGAGCCTTCGCCGCGGGAGGAGTGGTGGCAGGGGCTGCGGAAGGAGATCGATCGGCGCAACTGGACGCGCCCGCTCTTTCTGCTGCCGGGCAATCACGATCCCCTGACGCCGCGCTCGATCTGGGACGCCGACCACCAGTTCCGGCGCGGGCTGCCCGACTACGTCGAGGTCGTCGACCGCGACGACTTCGTCTACGAGTTCTCCGAGGGGGCCGTGCTGTACGCCGTGCCTTGTCGGTCCCACGCCGGCCAGGGCGATCCGACCGAAGACATCCCACAGAGAGAAGCGGGCGACGAGCGCATTCGCATCGGAATGGTGCACGGTCAGACCTTCGACATCGAGGGCCATCAGACCAACTTCCCCATCGCGGGCGATGCGGCCTCGAAGCGCGGGCTCGACTACCTGGCGCTCGGCGATACCCACAGCTTTCGTGAGATCGACAGCGAAGCGAAGGCCCCGACCGTCTATCCCGGAGCCCCTGAAGCCACGTCGTTCGACGAAGAGGGCGCCGGCAACGTAGCGCTGATTTTCTTCCCTCTCGATCGAGGCCGCCGAGCGACGGTAGAACGCCAACGCGTCGCCACCTGGACCTGGCGTGAGGAGACCTGCTCCTCGCTCACGGCTCTCCGCGAGCTGAGCCTCGACGAGGCCCTACGCAAGAGCGTGCTTCGCCTCAGGCTCGACTTGGAGGTCTCGCTCGAAGAGTACGACGCGGTCGAGGAGCTTCTGCGTGAGCTCGGCGGATCGCTCTCGGCGCACCCACGGGTCGGTGTCCTGGAAGTCGATCGCGGCGGGCTCCGGCTCCAGGACGCGAGCCGGGACGACTTTCCCGAGGATCTTCCTCCCGTGCTCGCGGAGGTCGTCGACCGTCTGAGCGATGCGCTCGCCCTCGACGGCGAGCGATCGGCCCGCGCGCTTCACCACCTCTACCGCCTGGTGCGGGAGGGCTAG
- a CDS encoding AAA family ATPase yields MRLRRLEVEHFAGIRKADVPFGPGLNLLHGPNELGKSSLLQAIRAALLLPHSSSAHKEFIDWHSDESPRVRLDFEIESQGIWRIDKRFGAGGSSLLEFSKDGTSYSQEARGREVDGRLRELLEWGLSAPGGAGGKRGYPSSFLTTALLGAQGEVDAVLEKGLEDDTDDSGRQLLTAALQALAEDPLFRAVLDRTQDRVSEAYTSTGRRSSRKDSPWQLLKERRLGAEKRRTEVRARVESSEGAKEQIADQQELVDASRLKLTEAEGILEQIETAWKQGVDLREAAERVEQARAEVARVRGLLDDVTATDKRLREARTEQEALDAALAAAKERLVEAASKLEETKETLRDLQSDDAEKNRKLREQELDKTRLGLEGQRHEAQARLKQAERVRDLEQRANGLVGEIEAREAEITGWRQELGELDAEVEALAETKASAERSQLAKAWLDAEAAVEQAKARSAEVEALRAKAAKLRSEALELEKGVHSRNLPGAEALRELRELETDLRVAEEKLAVGLSVVVEPKRPLKMTLSTDGEERKVELSDVESFTAESEISLDLPDLTLHIRGGSESTRAEAESLRKKWRSLSEPLFERTGASSLGQVQSQLEDAEEVLDRCRSLKSDAETSDAEAQGAGDVGAALGKRTEALETTEARVRAALPEGGTLDEARAWPSEQASAVDLDRLEAEVGEKTTAVGELKSQLDRAGGLQGSKREELAASRKDIEAAAEGLEREWADVLEGAKGDLDRIAEQLSENELALKKLREGATAQTGEAEEALTQARKEHQESKERFERSNTKAGEGGQLIARVEGELAIQKTAAEQEDLGAVSAVLERREKELAERPTPSHEISDEQRKEARAMVEQKKAELRSDQDELRRSEGALGQVGGQYAEEQLEQAEEAVRAVAESEREKELDYGAWQLLLETLKEAEAEAVVHLGKVLVEPVEARMSELTGGRYGAPAIGPKLGTDGIMMAGTSRSLESLSVGAREQLATLFRLTIAEKLGTAVVLDDQLVQSDPDRMRFFGQLMRECGRDFQILVLTCQPDAYDFRPEDGVVVTELEKIIERSGDSA; encoded by the coding sequence ATGCGGCTGCGTCGACTCGAAGTGGAGCACTTCGCGGGCATCAGGAAGGCCGACGTCCCCTTCGGCCCCGGGCTGAATCTTCTGCACGGGCCCAACGAGCTCGGCAAGTCCAGCCTTCTACAGGCGATCCGCGCGGCGTTGCTCCTGCCCCACAGCTCCAGCGCCCACAAGGAATTCATCGATTGGCACAGCGACGAGTCGCCGCGCGTTCGCCTCGATTTCGAGATCGAGTCGCAGGGTATCTGGCGCATAGATAAAAGGTTCGGTGCGGGCGGGTCCTCCTTGCTCGAGTTCTCGAAGGACGGCACGAGCTATAGCCAGGAAGCACGCGGCCGCGAGGTCGACGGCCGGCTGCGTGAGCTGCTCGAATGGGGCCTCTCCGCACCGGGCGGCGCGGGCGGTAAACGGGGCTATCCGTCCTCGTTCTTGACCACCGCCCTGCTCGGCGCGCAAGGAGAAGTCGATGCGGTGCTCGAGAAAGGGCTCGAAGACGACACGGACGATTCGGGCCGTCAGCTCCTGACGGCGGCCCTGCAGGCGCTGGCCGAGGACCCCTTGTTCCGCGCTGTGCTCGATCGCACCCAGGACCGAGTGAGCGAGGCCTACACCTCGACGGGACGAAGGAGCTCGCGCAAGGACTCGCCCTGGCAGCTACTGAAGGAGAGGCGGCTTGGGGCGGAGAAGCGGCGCACCGAAGTGCGGGCGCGGGTCGAGAGCAGCGAGGGCGCAAAGGAGCAGATCGCGGACCAACAGGAGCTCGTCGACGCGTCGAGGCTGAAGCTGACTGAGGCCGAGGGGATTCTCGAGCAGATCGAGACGGCCTGGAAGCAGGGGGTCGACTTGCGAGAGGCGGCGGAGCGCGTCGAGCAAGCTCGCGCCGAGGTCGCGCGAGTGCGGGGTCTGCTCGACGACGTCACGGCGACGGACAAGCGGCTGCGTGAGGCGCGCACCGAGCAGGAGGCGTTGGACGCGGCGCTCGCCGCGGCAAAGGAGAGGCTGGTCGAGGCGGCCTCGAAGCTGGAAGAGACCAAAGAGACGCTTAGGGATCTGCAGAGCGACGACGCCGAGAAGAACCGCAAGCTGCGCGAGCAGGAGTTGGACAAGACCCGGCTCGGCCTCGAGGGCCAGCGGCACGAGGCGCAGGCTCGACTGAAGCAAGCCGAACGCGTACGAGACCTGGAGCAACGGGCGAACGGCCTGGTGGGGGAGATCGAGGCTCGCGAGGCCGAGATCACCGGGTGGCGACAGGAGCTCGGCGAGCTAGATGCGGAGGTTGAAGCCCTCGCTGAGACGAAGGCGAGCGCCGAGCGCTCGCAGCTCGCGAAGGCCTGGCTCGATGCGGAGGCCGCGGTGGAGCAGGCCAAGGCGAGGTCCGCGGAGGTCGAGGCTCTGCGAGCGAAGGCGGCGAAGCTGCGATCGGAGGCTCTCGAGCTGGAGAAGGGCGTGCATAGCCGGAATCTGCCGGGCGCCGAAGCGTTGCGTGAGCTTCGTGAGCTGGAGACCGACCTACGCGTCGCCGAAGAGAAGCTCGCCGTGGGCCTGTCCGTTGTGGTGGAGCCGAAACGGCCGCTGAAGATGACGTTGTCGACCGACGGGGAAGAGAGGAAGGTCGAGCTCAGCGACGTCGAAAGCTTCACCGCCGAATCGGAGATCTCATTAGATCTGCCGGACCTCACTCTTCATATCCGAGGTGGCAGCGAGTCCACTCGAGCCGAGGCGGAGAGCCTCCGTAAGAAGTGGCGATCGCTGTCCGAGCCGCTGTTCGAAAGGACCGGGGCGTCATCGCTGGGCCAGGTGCAGAGCCAGCTCGAGGACGCCGAAGAAGTGCTCGACCGATGCCGCTCGCTCAAGTCGGACGCCGAGACGAGCGACGCCGAGGCGCAAGGCGCCGGGGACGTAGGAGCTGCCCTCGGGAAACGCACCGAGGCGCTCGAAACCACAGAAGCAAGAGTCCGAGCGGCTCTGCCCGAAGGGGGCACGCTGGACGAAGCGCGAGCGTGGCCTTCTGAGCAGGCAAGTGCCGTCGATCTCGATCGGCTAGAGGCTGAAGTGGGCGAGAAGACGACAGCCGTGGGCGAGCTCAAGAGCCAGCTCGATCGAGCCGGCGGTCTTCAGGGATCGAAGCGGGAGGAGCTGGCGGCCTCCAGGAAAGACATCGAGGCAGCGGCCGAAGGGCTCGAGCGCGAGTGGGCTGACGTTCTCGAAGGTGCTAAGGGCGATCTCGACCGTATCGCGGAGCAGCTCTCGGAGAACGAGCTCGCTCTGAAGAAGCTCCGCGAAGGTGCGACCGCGCAGACAGGTGAAGCGGAAGAGGCCCTGACGCAGGCCCGGAAGGAGCACCAGGAATCGAAGGAGCGCTTCGAACGCTCCAATACCAAGGCGGGCGAGGGCGGCCAGCTCATCGCCCGCGTGGAAGGCGAGCTCGCGATCCAGAAGACCGCTGCCGAGCAGGAAGATCTCGGCGCGGTCAGCGCCGTTTTAGAGCGTCGGGAGAAGGAGTTGGCAGAGCGACCGACGCCGTCGCACGAGATCAGCGACGAGCAGCGAAAGGAAGCGCGCGCGATGGTGGAGCAGAAGAAGGCCGAGCTGCGCTCTGATCAGGACGAGTTGCGCCGCTCCGAGGGAGCGCTCGGGCAGGTCGGCGGTCAGTACGCCGAAGAGCAACTCGAGCAGGCGGAAGAAGCCGTCAGGGCGGTTGCGGAGAGCGAGCGGGAGAAGGAGCTCGACTACGGAGCGTGGCAGCTTCTGCTCGAGACGCTCAAGGAGGCGGAGGCCGAAGCCGTCGTGCACCTCGGAAAGGTGCTCGTCGAGCCGGTCGAGGCGCGCATGAGCGAGCTGACCGGGGGGCGGTATGGCGCGCCCGCGATCGGACCCAAACTCGGCACGGACGGAATCATGATGGCCGGCACGAGCCGCTCGTTGGAGAGCCTTTCAGTGGGCGCCCGCGAGCAGCTCGCGACGCTCTTCCGTCTGACCATCGCCGAAAAACTCGGCACCGCGGTCGTTCTCGACGATCAGCTCGTGCAGAGCGACCCGGACCGCATGCGCTTCTTCGGCCAACTCATGCGGGAATGCGGCCGTGACTTCCAGATCCTGGTGCTGACGTGTCAACCCGACGCGTACGACTTTCGACCTGAGGACGGTGTGGTGGTGACGGAGCTCGAGAAGATCATTGAGCGCAGTGGGGATTCCGCCTAG